Below is a window of Streptomyces genisteinicus DNA.
GCGTGGCCGCAGGGCATGGGGACACCTCTCGTCGGGGACGTCGTACGGGCGAGGGCCCGGGGCCCTGGCTTCGGGCCGCAGGCGGGAGCCCGCCGTACGACCGTGTGTGCCGAGTCTCCTTCCGGAGACGGGGTGCCCGGCGCGCGACACGGCCCGGCGCCTCACCCGTTTCGTCCACTCGCATGCGTTTTCCCCTGCCCTGAGACCTCGTGAGCGGCTGCCGCTCGCCGGGGGATTCGTCTCAGGAGCCCGGTGCGGATGCAGCGGCGGCCGCCCGCCCGTACGCCGCCGGGACGCCGGCCCGCCGGTGATCCGGTCCGCGACCGCCGCCGGACGGTCTGCCGGTGGGGAGGTGCGGCTGGTGCGGCCGGCGGGGCGTCGGGCGGGCGGGGCTTTCGAGGCCGTCCCGGGGCCGAATGAGCCGCGTGCCGCGTGCCGCTCCCGTCCCGTACGCGGAGCCTGTGTCACGGCCGGGCCGTGGCTCGCGGCGTTCGGAGGATTCGCCACCCGCCGGGCGCGAAGTAAGGTTACCCTTACCTCGCTTCGGCCGTTCCGTGCCGGAGGCCGCGCCACGGGTGCACCCGGGACCCGCGGCGCCGGAGAGAGGCGGCGGGGGAGCGGGGTGGGGCGTCCCGGTGCCAGCGGCGCCGACGGTGTGCGCGCCAACCGCCGTGCGCCGAACGGGAGACACGGCGCGCGGCCCCACCGGGCCCGCGCGCCGCACGGCCGGCCGACTCGCGAACCGAGAGGGAGACGAGACCAGATGACGTTCACCGCTGCCGGAGCCGCAGCCGGAGCCGGAGCCGGAGCCGCTGCCGTCACCGGAGCCGCCGGCTCCGCCGGTGGCCGCCTGCCGGCCGCCCGCACGGCCGTCGAGGCGCCGCCGTGGCTGGAGCGGTTCCGCGGATCGACCGTGGTGGTGAAGTTCGGCGGCCACGCCATGGTGGACGAGGAGTTGAAGCGCGCCTTCGCCCGGGACGTCGTCGCGCTGCGGTGCGCCGGTCTGCGCGTCGTCGTCGTCCACGGCGGCGGCCCCCAGATCAGCGCCCTGCTCGCGCGTCTGGACCTGGAGGTGCGGTTCACGGCCGGTCTGCGGGTGACCACGCCCGAGGTGATGGAGGTCGTGCGGATGGTGCTCGCGGGCCAGGTCCAGCGCGACATCGTCCACCTGGTCAACGCCCACGGCCCGTACGCGGTCGGCATGACCGGCGAGGACGCGCACACGCTGACGGCGGTCCGGCGGCCGGCCTGGGTCGACGGGCGGCCGGTCGACATCGGACTCGTCGGCGAGGTGGTCCGGGTCGACCCCGAGACTCTGCTGGCGCTGCTGGACCGGGGCCGCATCCCGGTGGTGTCCCCGATCGCCCGAGGGGCGGACGGCCGCGTCTACAACATCAACGCCGACCTCGCCGCGTCCGCACTCGCCGTCGCCCTCGGCGCCGAGAGGCTGGTGATGCTCACCGACGTCGCCGGACTCATGCCCGGCTGGCCCGGCGACACGACGGTGGCCGGGCGTCTGACGGTCCCGCAACTGGAGTCCCTGCTGCCCTCCCTGACGGGCGGGATGGTCCCCAAGATGGAAGGGTGCATGGCCGCCGTGCGGGGCGGAGTGCGCGTGGCGCACGTGCTCGACGGCAGGGTGCCGCACGCGCTGCTCCAGGAGGTCTTCGCCGGCGGCGGTGCGGGCACCACGGTCGTACCCGAACCGGCGGCCGACGAGCCCGCGTTCGCCCCGGCCGGGGACGGGGCGCTCGGCTGAGCACCCGCCCGCCCGGCCCCTCGCCTGTCCGTCCGTCCGCCCGGCCGTCCCGCACGTCGCCGTGCGGTCCGCGGTCCGGACGCGCCGTCAGGTAAGGCCGGTGACGCGGCGCGACAGGATGCGCGAACCCCTGCGGGGATCGAGTGCGTCGAGCCACGCGGCGGGCGCACCCGCCCCGTCGCCGCACACGAATCCGTGGCGGAGGAAGAGTGCCCCGCTGCCCGTGGTGGCCGCGAACACCGCCGTCACGGGTTCGGACGCGGCGCGTCGCAGCAGTCCGCGCAGCAGCGCGGAGCCGATGCCGCGCCCCTGACTGCCGGGGGCCACGCAGACGTTGTAGACCACCGCCGCCGGCGGGGCGCCGCCCGTGGCCGGGTAGCCGCGCAGCGCGGCACAGCCCGCGAGTCCGCCCTCCCCGTCCGCGACGACGAGGAAGTCGTGCGCGGCGCGGACGTACGACGCGACGGAGCGCTCCCGCAGCGCGCCGGCGACCGCGAAGCCGTGGGACAGGCGGTGCAGGGCCCGGCCGTCCCGCGCGGTCGCCGGACGGACCACCGGCACCCGTAGCGGTGGGCTCTGTGGGGGCGCGGCCGTGGTCAAGGGCTTCTCGCTCTCGGGGTGTCGGGACCGTCCGCGCCCTGGGGCGCGGACTCCGGGTCGTCTCGGACCCACCCTAGAGAGTGAGGTTAGGCTTACCTAATCGCCGCGTGTCGCCGGGGCGCGCGGAGGCCGGTCAGCGGCCGACGGGGTCGCCCTCGGCGCCGTCGTCCCTGGTGCGCATCGCGAGGTGGCCGCCGTGGTGGAGCGGTGCCGTGAGGCGGAGGCGGTTCACCTCGGCGCCCGTCCGCGCGTCCACGACGTGCACCTCGCCGTGGCCGCCGCGGGAGACCGCGACCAGGTCGGACCCGGGCGAGGCGGCCAGTGCGCGGCGCTCCACGCCGTCCCAGGGGGTGCCGCCGCGGCGCGGGGCTCCGTCCATGGCGGGCAGGGGGACGCGCCGGAGGCCGTCACCGGCGTCCAGCAGGATCAGCTCGTCCCCGTCGGGGTGGACGCGGGTGAAGGCGGTGCCGCTCTTGGTCAGGGCCAGCCGGAACACCAGCCCGGGGCCCAGTGCGGTGCGGTGCGTGCGGCCTGTCCGGAGGTCGTGGTGCCACGCCTCGTTGGACCACTCCGGCCACCGCGCCGGCTCCGGCGGCCCGCCGCGCAGCGTGCTGCACAGCGCCTGCCGGCGGGTGTCGAGGCGCAGGTACCACCCCCTGGCGGGCGACTCCCAGGGGATCACCCCCTCGGCCGCGAGCCCGTCGCCCTCTCTGCGGGCACGGTGCACCCCTTCGCCCGTGGCCGCGAAGACCTGCCGTGCGGAGGGGAGTTGGGCGTCCCCGTGTCCGTCGCCGGGGAGCGGGAGCAGGGCGTGCGGTGCGACGAGCGGACAGCCGGGGGGTGCTGCCAGGAGTTCGGCGAAGCGGTGCACGGCCAGTCCTCCGGGCTCGCGGTGGCGCAGCACGACCAGGGGATCGCCGCCTCCCAGCACCGTCACGCCCGGCTCGCCGACCCGGGTCCGCACGCGTGACACCTCCCCGGTGCCCAGGTCGACGACGGTGACCAGGTCCGACCACGGTTCGGCGTTCTCGCCCAGCCCGGTCGTCACGGCCACCAGCCGGCCCGACGGGTCCGAGGCGAGGTGCTCGGCCGGCACGGCGACCGGGGTCGCGCTTTCCACGAGCCGGTCGCCGTGGGGGGCGAGGACCAGCAGTTCCCCGCGCCGGTCGTCGACGCACGCCACCCGCCCGCCGGGCAGGGCCAGGAAGCCCGCGTGTTCGGACAGGTGGCGGCCCGTCAGGCGATGTGCCACCGCGCCGTCCGGCAGGTGGACGACGTCCACGGACCCGCTCACGTGGTCGGAGACGAACAGGACGGGGTCTGCGGTGGGCATCAGGTCCTCCGATCGGGTGAGTCGTATGAAAATGATTATCATGTATCTTCAGTGCGTTCATGGTCCCTGGAAGAACCCCTGGAAAGAAGCGAGGGCCTCCATGCTGCGCTCACCGTCGAGATTCACCCGTGCCTGGACCACCGCGGCGGTGGCCGGTTCCGTCCTCGTCGGATGCGGGACGGCGTCCGACGAACCCACCCGGCCCGAGGCCAAGCCCGCAGCGAGAACAGAGGTGACCGTCGACCCGATCGAGGCGACCACACGGCTGACCGACGCGAACGGTGTCACCCTCGCGTTCGACAAGGCGCCCGAGCGGATCGTCTGCCTCTACGCGCTGTGCGACGACATCCTGACCGAGCTGGGCATCGTCCCCGTGGCCACCAACAGCGCCCTGCTCGCGCACCCCCGGTTCCTGGGGGAGGCCGGGGCCGAGGAGGTCGACGTCGTCCCCGGCGGGTTCATCGCCCCCGAGACCGAGGCGATCCTCTCCCACAAGCCCGACCTGGTGATCGGCGAGCAGAGCACGCACGGCAAGCTCGCCCCCGCGCTGGAGGGCGCCACCACGTTCTGGCCCGCGCAGGCCGGGACGTGGGAGGACAGCGTCCGCTACCTGCGCGACCTGGCCGCCCTCACCGGACGCACCGCCGAGGGCGAGAAGGCCGAGAAGACCTTCCGGAGCAAGCTCGCCGCGGCCGAGAAGAGCCCGAGCGGGAAGACCGCTCTCATCGTCTACGGCAGTGACGAGAACTTCGGCGTCGCCACCCCGGAGACCGACCCCGTCGCCAGCCTCTTCCCCAGGATCGCCGACTACCCCTGGAAGTCCCGCGGCGTGGAGGGCAGTTACAGCCTCGAAGAGATCCTGGCGAAGGACGTGGACGTCCTCTTCGTCGAGACCATCAGCTTCGGCGACGCCGATGGCAAGCTCTCCGTGAAGATGGCGGAGAACCCCCTCTGGAGCAAGATCCCGGCGGTGCGGAACGGCGACGTCCACGAGGTGAACCCCGAGGTCTGGGCCAAGGGGCGCGGCACCCGCTCGCTCGGCATCGTCCTCGACGAGGCCACGGCCGCACTGCGGTGAAGTCCGCCACCGCACGTCCGGAAGGCACGGCCGCCGACGGCGGGACACCGGGGTCCGGGAGGGCCCCGGCGCGGTCCGTGCCCTGGCAGCCGCTGCTGGCAGCACTGCTGCTGACGGCCGCTGCACTGTGCGCGCTGAGCCTGGGAACCCCCTTCGTCGCACCGCACCGGATCGCCGGCGCGGCGCTCGAGGGGGACACCACACTCGCCGGAATCGTCCTCACCGAACTCCGCGTCCCCCGGCTGCTGCTGGCGCTCGTCGCCGGCGCCTGCCTGGGCGCGGCCGGCCTGGTGCTCCAGGAGGCCCTGCGCAACCCGCTGGCGGTGCCCGAGATGCTGGGCGTGTCCTCCGGGGCCGCGCTGGGTGTGGCCGCACCGCTGGTGCTGGCGGTCTCCCTGCCCGCAGCCGTCCAGCCCCTGACCGCGATCGGCGGGGCCGTGCTCGGCGGCGGCCTGACGCTGCTCGCCGCCGGGCTCGGCCGCAGCCCGTCGGCCGTGCTGCTCACCGGCGCCGCGGTGGCCGCCGCCCTGCAGGCGGCGCTGCTCGTGATGATGGTGACGGCCGACCAGCTCGACCTCCAGCTCATCTACCGCTACCTGCTCGGCTCCCTCTCCGCCCGTACCTGGGACGACGTCTCGGGCCTGTGGCCGTGGCTGCTCGTCGCCGTCCCCGCCCTCGTGCTGTGCGCGCCCGTACTGTCGGTGATGCGGCTGGGCGACGAGGACGCCGAGGCGCTCGGCGTGCGGGCCGGGCGGGCCCGGCTGGCCGCGCTGGCGATCGCCGTCGTGCTGATCGCGCCGGTCACGGCGGTGTGCGGCCCCGTCGCCTGGGTCGGGTTCCTCGCCCCGCACGTCGCGCGCCGGTTCGCCCCGACCGCCACGGCGGTGCGCTGGCTGCCCTGGTCCGCGGTGTGGGGCGCGGTCGTGGTCGCCGTGGCCGATGTGCCGGCCCGGCTGGCGCTGGCGCCGGTGGAGACACCCGCAGGCGCCTGGACGGCGCTGCTGGGAGTACCGGCGGGCGTCGTCCTGCTGCGGTCGTCCCGCCGCGGACGGCCGTCCGGCCGTGGCGCGGCCACCCCGCGCCCGGCGGCGGCCCCGGCCGCCGTCCGCGCCGTGCCGCCCGGGCCGCGGACCGCGGCGCCGGACGGGAGCGTGCCCGGCCCCGGTGCGTCCGGCGGCATCGGGAAGCAGGCGGCAGGGGGCTTCGGCGACACCCCGTCGGCCCCGCACCGCGACAGAGGAACGGAGGACGCACGGTGAAACGGCGCTTCGCGCTGGCGGCGGCGCTGGTCGCCCTCTGCGCCGCGGTGGAACTGGTGGCCGGTCGCGGCATGTCCCCGGCGACGGCCTGGGAGGTCCTGAACGGCGGCGGTGACGCGACGGAGCGGCACATCCTCTTCCAACTGCGGCTGCCCAGGACGCTGGTGGCGCTCGGCGCCGGAGCGTGCCTCGCCGTGGCCGGGCTCGTTTTGCAGTCGGCCCTGCGCAATCCGCTCGCCGGCCCCGAGGTGACGGGCGTGACCCCGGGCGCGGTCCTCGGCGCCGTCACCGCCACGGCCCTGGGGCTCGCCGGGTGGGACTCCCCGCTGGCCGTCGTCGTCGCCGCGTGCGCGGGCGGCTGCGCGGGCGCGGCACTCCTGTGGCTGCTCACCGGCCGCGGCGGCGGCGACCCCGCGCAGACCGCCGTGCACGGTGTGCTGGTCTCGGCGGTCCTCGGCGGGGTGACCGCCATGGTGCTCCTGGTGAAGCCCGGCGAACTCGGCAGCGTCGTCCAGTGGCTGGTCGGCACCACCGAGGGCCGGGTCTGGCAGCACTGGCACCTGCTGTGGCCGTGGGCGCTCGTCTGGGGCGCGGCGGCCTGGCTGCTGGCAGGGCCGCTGACCCTGCTGCGCTGCGGCGACGACATGGCCCTCGCCGCCGGGCTGCGGGCCGGCCGGGCCCGCACGCTCGCCCTGCTGTGCGCGGTGGCGCTGACGGCGGGGGCCGTGGCCTCGGTCGGTGCGCTGGGGTTCGTGGGCCTGCTCGTCCCCCACCTGGCCGTCGCCCTCTTCGGGGCGGACCTGCGGACCGCGCTTCCCGGCGCCGCGCTGGTGGGTGCGGCCGTGGTCTGCGGCGCGGACGCGGCGGCCCAACTGTCCTCGCGGCTGCTGGCGGCGGTGCTGGACGCGGGGCGGTTCGCGCTGCCCGTCGGCGCCCTCACCGCCTGCCTCGGCGCCCTGATGCTGCTGGTCGTCGTGCGCCGCACGCCGAACCGGGCGTTCTAGGGCGTGTTGCGAAAGTCCCTCCTGGCCCGCGACGCCTGGCACGCACTCCCCCAGCTACCGCTGGGAGGTGCCCCCATGCTGCGTTGTCGGAGTCATCCGAGTACGCCCGGTACGAGGATGATCCTCCGCCTTGCGATCGCACGCACCAGACGCCGCAGGCCCCGCCCTTCGGGCGGACGGAGCCACTTTCGCAACACGCCCCAGCCGGACCGATCCCTTCGCAAGACGACGCCGACGTAAGGACAGACCATGACCGACTCCGTGGGGATCCGTGTGGAGGGGGTCCGCTTCGGCTACCCCGGACGCCCCGTGCTGCGGGGCGTCGACCTCGACGTCCGGCCCGGTGAACTGACCGCTCTCATCGGGCTCAACGGCTGCGGCAAGTCGACGCTGCTGCGCCTGGCGGCCGGGCTGCTGCGGCCGGACAGCGGACGCGTGCTGCTGGGCGGGGACGACCTCGCCCAGCTCTCCCGCCGCGCCACCGCCCGCCGGGTCGCTCTGCTGCACCAGTCCGCGCCCGCCGTGCCGGGCATGACGGTGCGCCAGTTGGTGCGCCAGGGACGGTACGCGGCCCGCGGCCCCCTGGGCATGCTGCGCGAGGGCGACGACCCCGTGGTGCACCGGGCGCTGGACGACGTGGGGGTCGCGCACTGGGCCGACCGCGAGGTCGACGCGCTCTCCGGCGGCGAGCGGCAGCGGGTGCGGCTCGCGACGGCGCTCGCGCAGGACACCGGCGCCCTGCTCCTGGACGAGCCCACCACGTACCTGGACCTGCATCACCAGCTGGACGTGATGCGGACGGTGGTCCGGCTGCGCGGTGAACGCGGGCTCACGGTGGTGATGGTGCTGCACGACCTCGCCCACGCCGCCCGGTTCGCCGAGCGGGTCGTCGCGCTGCGCGACGGCCGCGTGGTGGCCGACGGAGCGCCGCGCGAGGTCGTCACACCGGGGCTGCTGGCGGATGTGCTGAAGGTGGCCGGCCGGGTCGGCCGGGACCCGGAGGGGGGTTGGCCGGTGTGTTATCCAGATCACCCTCTGCCAACACTAGAATATGACAATCAGATTCAATAAGCTGCCGGTGCGGTGATCGACCGACCACCGCATCTCCCCTGTGATGAAGGAGAGTTCCCATGGAGAACGAGCAGATCTTCACGCCGATCGCCGACCCGGGTCAGCTGGCCCACGCCTCCGCCTCCCACTCCAACGCGCTCGTCGAGAACCCCTTCGACGACAACGAGGAGTAAGAGGGTCCGACCCTCGACCGTGGGCCCGCCCGTGCCAACCGGGCGGGCCCACGCCCATCCCAGGACTCTCTCCCAGGAGGATCGCCGTGCCCCGAAGCCGACTCGTCCCCGGTGCCGAGGTCGTTCCCGTACCCGGGCACGGCCTCGCCCTACGCACCCCGGACGGGGAGTTCCTGCGCGTCCGGGCCCCGGGCGGAGACGAGGAAGCCGCCCTGCTGACCCGCCTCGCCGGCGGGGACCCGGTCCCGGCGGGCCGCGAACCGGCCCGAGTCGTGGCCGCGTTCGAGGACGCAGGCTATCTGACGGACGCGGCCGGGCCGCCGCCGTGGCCCGCAGCCCGCCAGGACGTGTGCCTGCTCGGAGACCCCGTGCTCACCGCGCCGCTCGCCGCCCAGCTGACCGCCCTGGGAGCCCGCCCGCGCACGGCCGGCGACGACGCGGACCTCCTGGACCTGACCGGGAGCGCCCCCGCGGCCGTCGTGTGGTGCCTCGACGGACCGGTGCCCGACGGCCTGTGGGACGCCGCCGACCGGCTGCCCGAGCACGGCATCGCCTGGCTGCGCTGCCACCGCGAGGGATGGCAGGCGTACACCGAACCCCTGGCCGCCGCTCCCGGAGACGTCACCTCGGCCCATGTCCGCGGCCGCCGCCTCGCCGCCACCCCCGCCCACCGCGAACTCGCCGCCTACTGGCGCGGTCCGCGGACCGGCGGCGCCCCGGCCGCTCCCGGCACGCCCGGCGCCGCCCTCCTCGCGGCCCTCCTCGCCGACGACCTCCACCGCTGGGCGACCGGCGCCCCGCACCACCACGGTCTCCCCCCACGGCGCCGGCTCCGCCGCGTCGACCTGCGCACCCTGACCGTCACCGAGCACCCCGTCCTCCCGGTCCCCCCGGTCGCCCCCTCACCGAAGCGGGACGGATGACCGCCGCCACCACGGCCGTCGACGGGCTCGCCACCGAGGTCCATCCGCCGCCCGGGGACGGCCCCTTCCCCGCCGTCCTCATCCGCACCCCCTACGACCGGACACGCCACCGGGCCGAGGCACGCGGCTGGGCCCGCCGCGGATTCGCCGCCGTGCTCCAGGACGTGCGCGGCCGGTTCGGCTCGCCGGGGGAGTGGCGGCCCTACCGCGACGAGACCGCGGACGGCGCCGCGACCGTCCGCTGGATCCGCCGGCAGCCGTGGAGCGACGGCCGGGTGCTCGCGGCCGGAGCCTCCTACGCCGCCCACTGCGCCCTGGTCCTCGCCCTCGACGCGCCCGCCGACGCCCGGCCCGACGCCGTCCTCGCCGCCGTGCCCGCCCTCGGCGCCGCCGAGACCGCACGCGAACCCTCCGGTGTCGAGCGGCTGCTGTCCCGCGCCGGATGGTGGGCCGCCCACGGCGACCGTCCCGACTCCGACGAGCACGCGCTGGACAAGGCGCTCCTCGCCGACCCGGACCTGCTCGCCCATCTCCCGCTGACCGGCCTCCCCGAACGGCTGGGCCGCCGCCTGCCCTCCTGGGCCGGCCTGTGGCGCCACCACGACCGCAGCCGGCTCCTGACCCGCGCGGCCCGCGCCGGGACGCCCCTGCTCGCGGTGGGCGGGCACCACGACCACTTCACCGAGGACACCGTCGCACTGTGGCGCGCCTGGGGCGGCCCCTCGGCCCGCCTGCTGCTGGGCCCCTGGGGACACGGGCTCCTCGCCGCCCCGGGCCCGGACGCGAGACCCGCGCACCGGGTCCGGCTCGGCGACCTGTACGTGCGCTGGGCCCGCGCCGCCCTGGCCGGCGACCTCACCCCCGGCCGCCACGGCGCGCTCGCCCTGGGCTCCACCGGCCTGTGGCTGCCCGCGGACACCGGCGGCGAACCCCGGCCGCAGCCGACCCGGTTGCTGAGCGGCGCACGCTTCACCGCCGACCCCGGCCGGCCCGTCCGCTCCGACGACCTCACCGTCCCCACGGACCGCGATGCCGACCGCTGCCTGCTGGTCACCGCCCCACTGGCCCGGCCGCTCGACGCGGTCGGCCCGGTCAGCGTGTCCCTGCGGGGCGCCGCCCGCACGCCCCGCGCCGACTGGTTCGCACGGCTCGTCGCCCTCACCCCGGAGGGCACCGCCGAAGCCCTCGCCGTCGGCGCCGCCCGCCGCAGCGCACCGGCGGGGGAGGACGACGGGTTCACCGTCGGGCTCGGCCCGCTCGCACGCCGGCTGGCCGCCGGCACCCGGCTGCGGCTGGAGATCGCCGGACACCACTTCCCGGCCCACGCCCGCAACCCCCACACCGGCGACGACCCCGTGACCGCGGACCGCCTGGTCCCCTCCCGGCGGGAGATCGCGCCCGGCAGCGTGCGGCTCGTTCTCCACGTGCTTACCGCCCGCCCCGTTCCCACCGACCCAGCCGAGGAGATCCTGCGATGACCGCACTGCCGCTGGAAGCCCTGGTCGATCCCGTCTGCGGCGTCGTCCGCACGGTCGAGCCCGTCGACCACCCCCCGGGGGCGCCGGTGCGCTACACCGCGCTCACCGCCGAGATATCGGACGCCCGCAGACTCGGGCTGTGGCCCGCCGACCGGGTCTCCCTCGGCACCACGTTCGGCGACCCCGAGCAGGCCCGGATCGCCGCCATAGCCGAAGGAGTGGAACGGTACTGCGGCAACCGCGTACCACCCCCCGGCCACCCCGACGCCCCCCTGCGCGCCACCGCCGCCGAACTGGCCGGGAAGGGACTCCGGCTCTACGGACCCGGCGACCTGCCCGCCTACGCGCCGTGGCAGTACGCCCGCGAGAAGTTCCCCTACCGCCCGCTCCTGACCGACACCCCCGCCCTGTGGGCGCGCGGCACCGAACTGCTGCCCGACGCCACGACCGAGGAGGTCTGGGCCCCCGTCGCCCTGACCCACCTCAACTGGCGTCAGGGAGACCTGCGCGAGCTGCCCCGCACCCACCACCTCAACTACGCCGGAATCGCCACCGGCCAGGGCCTCGACGACGCCGTCGAGCGGGGCCTGCTGGAAGTCGTCGAACGCGACGCCCTGGAACTGTGGTGGCACCTGGACGGCCCGGCCCGCGGCATCGACCCGGCCAGTGTCCCCGGTCTCCTGGACGACCTCGCCGGATGCGCGCTCGACGTCCACATCGTCGAGATGCCCTCGGAGTTCGCCCCCTGCATGGCGGCCCTCGTCCACGACCCCCGGCTCGGCGTGTACGCCGCCGGGTTCGCCTGCAAGTACGACCCCGCCGAGGCCGCCCGCAAGGCCGTCCTCGAAGCCGTCCACACCTGGGTCTTCACCCAGGGCCTGACCGGACCGGACGGCTGGGTCTTCCAGGCGGTCGAGGCCGGGCTGCTCGCCCGGGGGCTCTACCTCGGCCACCGGGCCGACGGCCGCTACCTCGACGACTGCGGGGAGCGGTTCGAACACGTGCGGGACCTGGGCGCGCACGTGCAGGTGTGGCTGGACGAGCGGATGGCCCCCGAGGCCCGCCGGTTCACCGCGCCCGCCCGCGGCACCGTCTCCGTCGCCGAGATCGAGCCCGGCAGCCGCGAACGGCTGACGAGCGCCCTGCACGAACGCGGCCACCGCGTCATGACGTTCGACGTCACCACCGAGGACGTGGCCGAGACACCCCTGCGGGTCGCCCGCGTCCTCGTCTCCGGCCTGCTGCCCAACGCCCCCGCCGCCTTCGGCTACTTCGGCTGCCCCCGCCTGGCCGAGGCAGCGGTCTCACGCGGCTGGCGCACGCGTCCGCCCAGCGCGCCGGAGGACTTCACCCTGGCGCCTCCGCCGCACATGTGAGGGCCGCCCCGTGG
It encodes the following:
- the argB gene encoding acetylglutamate kinase, with protein sequence MTFTAAGAAAGAGAGAAAVTGAAGSAGGRLPAARTAVEAPPWLERFRGSTVVVKFGGHAMVDEELKRAFARDVVALRCAGLRVVVVHGGGPQISALLARLDLEVRFTAGLRVTTPEVMEVVRMVLAGQVQRDIVHLVNAHGPYAVGMTGEDAHTLTAVRRPAWVDGRPVDIGLVGEVVRVDPETLLALLDRGRIPVVSPIARGADGRVYNINADLAASALAVALGAERLVMLTDVAGLMPGWPGDTTVAGRLTVPQLESLLPSLTGGMVPKMEGCMAAVRGGVRVAHVLDGRVPHALLQEVFAGGGAGTTVVPEPAADEPAFAPAGDGALG
- a CDS encoding GNAT family N-acetyltransferase, which translates into the protein MVRPATARDGRALHRLSHGFAVAGALRERSVASYVRAAHDFLVVADGEGGLAGCAALRGYPATGGAPPAAVVYNVCVAPGSQGRGIGSALLRGLLRRAASEPVTAVFAATTGSGALFLRHGFVCGDGAGAPAAWLDALDPRRGSRILSRRVTGLT
- a CDS encoding ABC transporter substrate-binding protein encodes the protein MLRSPSRFTRAWTTAAVAGSVLVGCGTASDEPTRPEAKPAARTEVTVDPIEATTRLTDANGVTLAFDKAPERIVCLYALCDDILTELGIVPVATNSALLAHPRFLGEAGAEEVDVVPGGFIAPETEAILSHKPDLVIGEQSTHGKLAPALEGATTFWPAQAGTWEDSVRYLRDLAALTGRTAEGEKAEKTFRSKLAAAEKSPSGKTALIVYGSDENFGVATPETDPVASLFPRIADYPWKSRGVEGSYSLEEILAKDVDVLFVETISFGDADGKLSVKMAENPLWSKIPAVRNGDVHEVNPEVWAKGRGTRSLGIVLDEATAALR
- a CDS encoding FecCD family ABC transporter permease, yielding MAALLLTAAALCALSLGTPFVAPHRIAGAALEGDTTLAGIVLTELRVPRLLLALVAGACLGAAGLVLQEALRNPLAVPEMLGVSSGAALGVAAPLVLAVSLPAAVQPLTAIGGAVLGGGLTLLAAGLGRSPSAVLLTGAAVAAALQAALLVMMVTADQLDLQLIYRYLLGSLSARTWDDVSGLWPWLLVAVPALVLCAPVLSVMRLGDEDAEALGVRAGRARLAALAIAVVLIAPVTAVCGPVAWVGFLAPHVARRFAPTATAVRWLPWSAVWGAVVVAVADVPARLALAPVETPAGAWTALLGVPAGVVLLRSSRRGRPSGRGAATPRPAAAPAAVRAVPPGPRTAAPDGSVPGPGASGGIGKQAAGGFGDTPSAPHRDRGTEDAR
- a CDS encoding FecCD family ABC transporter permease — translated: MKRRFALAAALVALCAAVELVAGRGMSPATAWEVLNGGGDATERHILFQLRLPRTLVALGAGACLAVAGLVLQSALRNPLAGPEVTGVTPGAVLGAVTATALGLAGWDSPLAVVVAACAGGCAGAALLWLLTGRGGGDPAQTAVHGVLVSAVLGGVTAMVLLVKPGELGSVVQWLVGTTEGRVWQHWHLLWPWALVWGAAAWLLAGPLTLLRCGDDMALAAGLRAGRARTLALLCAVALTAGAVASVGALGFVGLLVPHLAVALFGADLRTALPGAALVGAAVVCGADAAAQLSSRLLAAVLDAGRFALPVGALTACLGALMLLVVVRRTPNRAF
- a CDS encoding ABC transporter ATP-binding protein — encoded protein: MTDSVGIRVEGVRFGYPGRPVLRGVDLDVRPGELTALIGLNGCGKSTLLRLAAGLLRPDSGRVLLGGDDLAQLSRRATARRVALLHQSAPAVPGMTVRQLVRQGRYAARGPLGMLREGDDPVVHRALDDVGVAHWADREVDALSGGERQRVRLATALAQDTGALLLDEPTTYLDLHHQLDVMRTVVRLRGERGLTVVMVLHDLAHAARFAERVVALRDGRVVADGAPREVVTPGLLADVLKVAGRVGRDPEGGWPVCYPDHPLPTLEYDNQIQ
- the amiA gene encoding streptamidine family RiPP encodes the protein MENEQIFTPIADPGQLAHASASHSNALVENPFDDNEE
- a CDS encoding CocE/NonD family hydrolase, producing MTAATTAVDGLATEVHPPPGDGPFPAVLIRTPYDRTRHRAEARGWARRGFAAVLQDVRGRFGSPGEWRPYRDETADGAATVRWIRRQPWSDGRVLAAGASYAAHCALVLALDAPADARPDAVLAAVPALGAAETAREPSGVERLLSRAGWWAAHGDRPDSDEHALDKALLADPDLLAHLPLTGLPERLGRRLPSWAGLWRHHDRSRLLTRAARAGTPLLAVGGHHDHFTEDTVALWRAWGGPSARLLLGPWGHGLLAAPGPDARPAHRVRLGDLYVRWARAALAGDLTPGRHGALALGSTGLWLPADTGGEPRPQPTRLLSGARFTADPGRPVRSDDLTVPTDRDADRCLLVTAPLARPLDAVGPVSVSLRGAARTPRADWFARLVALTPEGTAEALAVGAARRSAPAGEDDGFTVGLGPLARRLAAGTRLRLEIAGHHFPAHARNPHTGDDPVTADRLVPSRREIAPGSVRLVLHVLTARPVPTDPAEEILR
- a CDS encoding YcaO-like family protein; this translates as MTALPLEALVDPVCGVVRTVEPVDHPPGAPVRYTALTAEISDARRLGLWPADRVSLGTTFGDPEQARIAAIAEGVERYCGNRVPPPGHPDAPLRATAAELAGKGLRLYGPGDLPAYAPWQYAREKFPYRPLLTDTPALWARGTELLPDATTEEVWAPVALTHLNWRQGDLRELPRTHHLNYAGIATGQGLDDAVERGLLEVVERDALELWWHLDGPARGIDPASVPGLLDDLAGCALDVHIVEMPSEFAPCMAALVHDPRLGVYAAGFACKYDPAEAARKAVLEAVHTWVFTQGLTGPDGWVFQAVEAGLLARGLYLGHRADGRYLDDCGERFEHVRDLGAHVQVWLDERMAPEARRFTAPARGTVSVAEIEPGSRERLTSALHERGHRVMTFDVTTEDVAETPLRVARVLVSGLLPNAPAAFGYFGCPRLAEAAVSRGWRTRPPSAPEDFTLAPPPHM